In Arachis hypogaea cultivar Tifrunner chromosome 17, arahy.Tifrunner.gnm2.J5K5, whole genome shotgun sequence, a single window of DNA contains:
- the LOC112763153 gene encoding uncharacterized protein: MVAVAAEVSIVADGEFAIGMEFSSREAVIKAVKEYTIRRSVDYRVYESEPLTFYTKCTQYGSGCDWVIRVSLISRKYCWVIRRYNGSHTCTRATISQDHSKLDSITIEEAIKPLVEADPSLKVKSVIAEVQSKFNYTEPSAVVHFETMPAYQGDDLVGDIRVLHRVFWSYYPYIRAFRHCKPIVQVDGTHLYGKYKGCLLVAVSQDGNNNIVPIAFAIVEGETSDAWHFFLSNLRQHVVTRDGVGLISDRYESINAAVERSNGAWSPPRIFHMFCIRHIESNFLRKFKAPYLQKLVVNIGNHLLDLSKLLTASSLNNSIEIFS; this comes from the exons ATGGTGGCTGTCGCAGCAGAAGTTTCTAttgtcgcagatggtgaatttgccATTGGTATGGAGTTCAGTTCCAGAGAAGCTGTTATTAAGGCGGTAAAAGAGTATACGATACGACGAAGCGTAGACTACcgggtgtatgagtctgagccgttGACATTTTATACCAAGTGTACACAATATGGGTCAGGGTGTGATTGGGTTATCAGGGTTAGCTTGATCAGCAGgaagtactgttgggttataaggaggtataatggtagCCACACCTGTACCAGAGCCACCATTTCACAGGATCATTCGAAACTGGATTCTATCACAATTGAAGAAGCAATAAAACCACTGGTTGAGGCTGACCCCTCCTTAAAGGTAAAATCGGTTATAGCAGAAGTGCAATCGAAGTTCAACTACACC GAGCCATCTGCTGTTGTCCATTTTGAAactatgcctgcatatcaaggcGATGACTTGGTGGGTGATATTCGGGTACTGCATCGTGTAttttggagttattacccttATATTAGGgcattcagacattgtaagccAATTGTCCAGGTGGATGGGACTCACTTGTACGGAAAGTATAAGGGTTGTCTGCTTGTGGCAGTTTCACAGGATGGCAATAACAATATCGTCCCAATTGCGTTTGCTattgtggagggagagacttctgatgcatggCATTTTTTTCTTAGTAACCTGCGTCAACATGTTGTTACTCGGGATGGTGTCGGTCTAATATCCGACAGGTACGAGTCCATCAATGCAGCTGTGGAGCGCAGTAACGGAGCTTGGTCACCGCCTAGAATTTTTCATATGTTTTGTATCAGACATATAGAGTCAAATTTTCTGAGAAAGTTCAAGGCCCCGTACCTCCAAAAATTGGTCGTCAACATTGGTAACCATTTATTAGATTTAAGCAAATTATTAACGGCTTCTTCCTTAAATAATTCTATTGAAATATTCTCATAA